The window AGCAAAAGTTGGTGCGGGTGGTTGCCACATAGGATGGCCACGGCGTGGCCGTATACCGATACAACAAGTCTTGGGATATGTTGTTGAATCCCTGCAAATCGGCTCTGTGGATTTATTTGACTTTGTAAATATTTAGCAGTATAATTAATCATTAATCTTTAATTTTGAATCAAAGACTAACATAGTTGACCAcgcttatagttatagttataagtCATTGTAAGTCGTTTAAAAATTGAATAAAAGAAACGTTAATGTATTTTTCCTAGTTTGTAAATGaaaattaatttaaatttaaataaaccgTAATGTATTTTTGTCAGTTTGTAAATGAAAATTAATTCAAATAAACCGTAAATTTATTGTTCTAAAAAATAGTAAAACATGTATAACAACTTTTATTGTTCCATTACATCCAAGTTTGGTAAGGCTGGCGGTAAATTACCGATTGTAGAGGAATCATTTGACAAGGTTGCACATGAATTTCCTGTTGGTTCGGCGTCGGTCTTTGACGCATCAACAAAGCGCGTTAAGTCTAATGGTAAAAATCCAATGACCGAGGAAGCATTTGCAGCATTTGATGAGATGATGTGCAAGATGGAAGGCGACACGGTTAAGGTTATTTGAATTAATTCAAGTGACCCGCCTAATATCCCAATCAAAGTTAGAAAGCAAAGGCAAACGAAAAATAGATCGATCCAGGGGCCTGAGAGAACAAAAAGAGAGTTTATCAAGGATATTTGAGACCGGATTCGATCAGCTTGTTTAGGATTGGGTCGGTTTGGTTGTTGGTTTGTTTTTAGATGGTTTCTAATCTCCCGTGTCGACTTGTAGATTGGACACCCTCTTGGTTTGgttgtttgttttgttttgttttgggtTTCCTAGTCGTTCGTTAGTTTGCGGTGAGCTCTCGTTCGGTTTCGTTTATGTTTAACTTGGTAGTTCGTTGTTCTTGTACGTTCAAGGAGTTTCATTTTTTTGATGACCtccttttctttatttttttaattttatttttattttttcaaaaaAATTATACATAACAACTTTTATAAATCGAAATATTCATATGTTTATCGTTAAGAACTCACTCTTGTAGTTTAGTGGTTCACCCATTTGCACTTGTGCATTGAGATGGGggtggggaggtctcaagttcgagtccctccccttaaaaatattcgtgggatttatttcctgaaagccgAATTGCCTCGGGGAAGGTTTTATCGACCCGTATTCAGGACCTAGGTTCGACCACCTGCTCCTCGGGATggtataaggttcggatccctgtaatgcggttcggATTTTCTGCCCAAAAACAcgtgcgtgcgtggcaaatgagagtattcgataacAACaacttgtcttttaaaaaaaaaatcctgaATAATTCGGTGAACATAATTGCATCGCCATGGTGGTTGATTATACAAATTTTAATAGTTGCCTTTCGGCGtgcattaaaaataaataaaaataaaaataaaaaagccaACCATGTGGCAGCACTGAGGCAGCTTCGCGCAAACTCTGTTTTTACGTACTGTTTTCCCCAAATTATATTCACCAACGAAACCCTAACTCATATAATCAGCCACCATGGCGATGCAATTATGTTCACCGAATTCTTCATTTCCGTCATTACACACTTCTTACATTCATCGAATTTCTATAATTCATAATCAATTTCATCCTTCAATTCATCGTAGTATCAGAACTTACTCGATTCAATGTTCTGCAGAAGAAACCAAAAAACAGTTGAATTTGAGAACGTGCAAGCAATGTAAAACACAGTACGATCCCTTGCTCAATCATCCCCAAGCCTGTCGTTTCCACACTGCTCATTTTGGCGGTAAATTAGTTAGTCAGTTTCTGTAATAATTTCATAGCGTCTGTGTTATTtatgtatctatatctatatgtatgctGAATTATACTTATGAAGGTGACTAGTGATTTAATGTGATGAGGATTCTATGATTATATAGGCTTCTGTTACGTGCAATCATTCAGTGGTTTAATGTTTTGTTATAATGTTGTGATTGTTTGTTTAGGGGAAACTAAGAGGAAATTTGAGAGTGTGTATAGTGGAGGGACAATGAATACATCTGAATCTGGTAAAGTGTTTCAATATTGGCATTGTTGTGCGTCTGAAGATCCATTTGATCCTGGCTGCACCGCGGCCCCTCATTCTTCTTATGACGATTGAGAAAAATCAAGGTTCGTCAGTGGACTCAATTTGTTTGCTTAtagcttctttttttttttgtgcTAAGAAAATGTTGTGTATGTAGATGACATGTTATCATCTTTGTTTTTGAACAATAtagtaataaaatttttattttcatACATTAAAGTCAATTCCTATGTTGACAACAAGCATACCTAATTGAGGTTGAGATCTTGAGGTTGTCTCGAGTTCCTTTGTTTTTATTTTTGTGTTTGTTGATTTCTATTTAGATCGCTTAGTTTGGATGTTGGATCGGTTAGGATTGTTTAGTTTGTTTTTAGTTTTAGATGGTTGATTTCTAGGCGCGAGCTTCCGTTCCCCCCTTTTTTTTGTATTCTCTGTTAAGGGCGTTTTCCTTTGGAAAACGGCCTCGTTTCTATATGAGTTCTCgttttttcgcaaaaaaaaaaaaaaaaaaaaaaaaaaaaaagtacctaATTGAGTAGTCGTgggttgcaaaaaaaaaaaaaagcataccACTAGGTATGCGTTTGATTTGCGAATTGTTTTTGATGAATATGGAGTTTTATGGAGTGTGAATTAGCTTGAGTGACGGAATTTGGTGCATTCCAAGTCGATTCATTTTTGAAACAAACATCCTTATACAATGAAATTAGGATCCCAGTTTCATCGAGTTTTTTGGAATTTTGTGATTACTCATCCAGAGAAACCTCCACTCTCCTTAAAACCTAGTTGCAATATAGGAACATTAGTACTACACAGTGACGATGCATTGTTTGGTATCAATGTTCGAAAGAATAAAAGTGGTGGAGGACTGTTGAAATGGTATCAAACATGGTTAATGTTGCAAAGGTCAACATATTAAATATTAATCATCAAAATGGCCGCTGAGCTGAAATTTGCATATTAAACATCGCTGGAAGAATAAAAAAACTCGAAGGTCAGATTGTTACGTCAGTAACTTGAGTCATTGATTGCAAGAATTCGGTATGTTTTTGTATGTCTGTCTGCAATTTGAATCTTACAGTATCATACTCACAAGTATATCATTAACATAGCTACATTAAACGTACTCCGTACTAGCACCATACATGCGCTATGCAATGGCCTATATTCAAGGTGACACATTTGTAAATCAGTGAATGTTTGTGTGCTGATTTTGTGTGTTTGATGTCGATGATGAATGTATTTGACAGTAGAAAAAATCTATAGAGATTAACGTATTACAAGGTATTACATGTTTGCGCGAATATTAAAACCCAAATGGAAAATAGATGGTACTCCAGTTCGTTTTCAAATTGTAACATCTTTGACAGACAAAGGAGTGGATCTGTGTCATCTTGGTTTTGTTTCTCTATCAATAAGTTTCGTTCCTTTTTTAAAGAGTTATTaaaaattgaaataaaaaaaaagtaaTACTCCTATTGATAAGTAAAATAATTTTATAAGGAAGTCAATCAACTCCCAAATAGGGATTGACTTATACCCAATCATATCATATATGGAGTATGAAGCATAAACG of the Rutidosis leptorrhynchoides isolate AG116_Rl617_1_P2 chromosome 5, CSIRO_AGI_Rlap_v1, whole genome shotgun sequence genome contains:
- the LOC139850570 gene encoding uncharacterized protein; its protein translation is MAMQLCSPNSSFPSLHTSYIHRISIIHNQFHPSIHRSIRTYSIQCSAEETKKQLNLRTCKQCKTQYDPLLNHPQACRFHTAHFGGETKRKFESVYSGGTMNTSESGKVFQYWHCCASEDPFDPGCTAAPHSSYDD